The DNA window CCTCCAAAGCAGCGACGCCGACGTCCTCTGCCTCCAGGAAACCAAGGCACGCCCGGAGCAGGTCGAACTGCCGCTCGAGTTCGGCGGCTACCATCCGTTCTGGAACTCGGCGGAAAAGCCGGGCTACTCGGGCGTCGCGGTCTTCACCCGCCACAAGCCGATCGAGGTCACGGCGGGCATGGGAGTCGACGAGCACGACCGCGAAGGACGCGTGCTCACGGTCGAGTTCGACGACTTCCGGCTGGTGAACGTCTACACACCGAACGCGCAGAACGAACTACGGCGACTTCCGTACCGCATGGAATGGGACGAGACGTTCCGGCTCTACCTCGCCAAGCTGCGCAAGCTCGGCAAGCCGGTGATCTTCTGCGGCGACCTGAATGTCGCCCACAACGAGATCGACCTCGCCCGCCCCGCCGCCAACCGCTTCAGCGCCGGCTTCTCGGACGAGGAGCGCAATGGATTCACCAAGCTGCTCGACAGTGGCTTCGTCGACACCTTCCGGCATTTCCATCCGGACACGCCGGAGGCCTACTCCTGGTGGAGCTTCCGCGGTGG is part of the Haloferula helveola genome and encodes:
- a CDS encoding exodeoxyribonuclease III → MKLISWNVNGIRACLGKGLGEFLQSSDADVLCLQETKARPEQVELPLEFGGYHPFWNSAEKPGYSGVAVFTRHKPIEVTAGMGVDEHDREGRVLTVEFDDFRLVNVYTPNAQNELRRLPYRMEWDETFRLYLAKLRKLGKPVIFCGDLNVAHNEIDLARPAANRFSAGFSDEERNGFTKLLDSGFVDTFRHFHPDTPEAYSWWSFRGGARARNVGWRIDYFGVSEDLKDGMKSASILPDITGSDHCPVTLELG